tatttttaattatggttCTTGGAGATAGTTGTGCTTCCTGAGTCTGAGAATTTGTTTATTGATACCGTGCCTGCTGTCTTCTGTTTTTCGTGTGCACCCCACTTAAGGGTACGGCGAACCCTCTCAGCCTTTCTCCCACATTCCCATGCCACAGTCTCTGCTGCGTCCTGGGTTCTTTCTTCACATCTTTATTCCAAATGATTAATTCTCACCACTTATTTCCAATCTGTTAAATTGCCAACCGAGACTTTCATTTCAACAgtcataatttttacttttagacactttatttaatttttttaggaagaTTCTTGGTAAATTGTGATAGTCTTTTGTTGCCTGCTCATAACccggcttttatttctttgaacattGCGATTCTAGTATCTGAAGTCATTGGAATGCTAATTTGCTCTGTTCTCTGGGCCTGCCCTCATTCAGGCCACTGTCTTCATGGGTTTGTCCTGGGTCACAGGCTCCTATCAGGCTGCTCTAAGTCTGTGGGGCCTCCAAGGGGCTGGCCTGTGGGTGCGTTCCTCCAGAGACGATTCTCATTTGTTTCAGAAAATGTCCAGGGTGGCCCAAAACCTAGGACTTCGTTAAGTTAGATTCTTGGCTTAGGATTTCGTGGACCATACCAGTAAATTCAAACTCAGACTTTTGTAAGGATCAATGCAGTTTTCAGGTTCTCAGCGTAGACTCCATTTTTTTATAAGAGCCATAGCTGAGATAaacaagtgttttttgtttttgacatttttctatGCATGCCAGCTGGAGAATAATGTTTTCTAGCTCATTCCTGTAATGAGGATGTGGGTTTTAAGGAGCCTGGGTTTTTGCAGAGGTCCTAGTATCCCCTCTTTACCTTTTGTGGACCAAAAGCTTACTTTCCTGTTCCGTGTGTGGCCTTCAGGTTCCTAACAGAGGCCAAGGTTGAAGGGTAACCATggtttatcattttgttttcaacAACAGCTTTACTGTTTGCTCTCAGTCATATTCTTCACTTCCCTGAAAGCATAGctatgcctttaaaaatatatctaagtattttagagagccaggtttttttgttttttgtttttgtttttttcagaattaGCTGTATTGCTAGAATCCAAAGTCCTAGAGTCTATTGATACATGAAAGAGAATGTGAACAAAGATACTGTAAGGTAAAATAATCCTAAACCTTTACTTCCATCCCTGGGCTTCCCATAACAATATCACACTGCCTGGTAGCTGTTTTCGCCTAGATAGCTCTGACATCTCAAAAGCAGCACAGTCTAAACTGTGTTCTCTGAATTACTCATGTCAGTGGATGATGTCGCCAGTGGTGTAGAGTCTAGGAGACTTTGTCAGTCAGGGTCAAGAAACCACTCTAGATACAGGCGCACCTCATCTTATTGCACTGGGCTTTGTTGTGCTTCTCAGACATTGTATCTTTTGCaaactgaaggtttgtggcaaccctgtgtccaTCAAGTCTATTGCCCCATTTTTTCAATTACACGTGCCAACTTTCAACAGCACGTCCCACCCTGTGGCACATTTTGGTAATCTCACAATATTTCACCTTTTTTCATCATTGTTGTATCTGTTGTGATGCTCTGTGGTCAGTGGTCTTTGATGTTcctattgtaattgtttgggggcTCCACGAGCCGTGCCCATGTAAGATGGCGAAGTGAATCTGTGTGTGTTCTGAGTGCTCCATCAACTGGCAGTTTCCCATGTCTCTCCTTTTCCTCAGGCCTCTCTATACCCTGAGAACGATGATATTGAAGtcaggccaattaataaccctatagtggcctctaagtgttcaatgAAAGgaacatctctcactttaaatcaaaagctagaagtgattaagcttagtgaggaagccAAGCCTCAGCCAAAAGCTGAGGTAGACCAAAATCTGGGCCTTGCACACCAATtggccaagttgtgaatgcaaagggaaagttcttgaaggaaattaaaagtgctgctccactgaacacacaaatgataagaaagccaAACAGCCTTACTGCTGATAATGGAGAAAGTTTCAGTGGTCTGGACAGACGATCCAAACATGCACAACATTcttttaagccaaagcctaatccagagcaagaccccaactctctTTATTCCGTGAAGGCTAAGAGGagtgagaaagctgcagaagaaaagttgggagctagcagaggttggttcctgaggttggaggaaagaaggcatcTCCACAGCATAAGAGTGCAAAGTGGAGCAGCAAGTTCTCCCGAAGATCTGCCTAAGATCAGTGATGAAGGGGGAACACGTCAGAacactaaacaacagatattCAGTGTCAGTGAAATGCCTTATATTCGAAGAGTATAAGCCATCCAGGACTTTCATAGCAAAAGAGAAGTCAAAGCTTGGCTTCAAAGCTTTAatggacaggctgactctctcaTTAGGGGCTAAATGGAGTTGTTGacttttaagttgaagccaatgctcatttaccattctgaaaaaaCCTAGGCCTCTCAAGAATGATGCTACATCTACTCTGCCTAttctctataaatggaacaacaaagcctggatgacagcacatctgttcaTAGCATGGTttagtgaatattttaagccccCTCTTGACACCTACTGCTCAGGGACAGATTCTTTTGGAAATTACTGTCCATTGGCAATGCACCtcgtcacccaagagctctgaagGGGTGGTACCAAGAGCCGAATGTTGTCTTCATGCCTGTTAGCGCAGGATTCAttttgcagcccatggatcaaggagtaatttcaacttttaagtcttattatttaagaaatacatgtcTTAAGGCTGTTGTTGCCACtgacagtgattcctctgatgggtCTTGGCATagtaaattgaaaacctagaaaggattcaccattctagatgccattaagaacatttgtgattcccAGGAGGTGGTCAAAATACTGACATTAATAGGAAGTTAATGGGGGAAGTTGACTCTGGCCCTTGTGGacgactttgaggggttcaagacttccaTGGAGAAAGTCACGGCAgttgtggtagaaatagcaagagaactagaattagaagtggagcctgaagttgggactgaattgctacaatctcacCGTCAAACTCGAATGAATGAGGAGGTGCTTCTCAAGGATGAGCAAAgcaagtggtttcttgagatggaatctactcctggtgaagatgccgTGAACACTGTTTAAATGATAACataggatttagaatattacataagcCTGGTTGATAAAGCAGTGTTAGGGTTTGaaaggactgactccaattttgaaagaagttctactgtgcaTAAAGTGCTGTCCAATAGCATCACGTGCtggagaaatctttcatgaaaggaagagtcaatagatgcagaaaacttCATTTTGGTCTGAGAAACTGCCATTGCCACTCCATCCTTCGGTAGCTGCCACCTGATCAGTCAGCTgccatcaacactgaggcaaaaccctccaccagcaaaaagatgacAACTCTCTGAAGGGTCAGGTGATTGTTAGTATTCTttagtaataaagtattttaaaatcaaggtaTTCCCAATAGCTTTTTAGACATAATGTTTTTGGACACTTACTCGACTGCATTATAGTGTCAGTGTAACTTTtacatgcactgggaaaccaaaaaaattcatgtgactctCTTTTTGCCATATTAATGTTATCGTGGTGGTCTAGAACCAAACCTGTAATAAGTGTGCCTGTGTTCCAGAAAGCGGGGATTTCATCCAGGGAGGAAACACAGATCTTAGTTACCATGGGAAGCAGCTGCCACCCCCGCATGGAGACGCAAAAGGAAAAGGTAATAAACCTGGAGCTTGGAGGAGGTGCCCCGCAGAGCACACACTGGCACACGCCGACACACACCAGGCCCTCTGCAGGAGCATTGGCATCCGCAGAGCAGGTCTTCTGAGAGCCTCTTTGGAGCTGAGACCCTGCGGCGAGCATCCATGTGGGCACAGATGGGCTTGCACCCTGCTCAGCCTGAGCCCCGACATCCCCTCTTGTTTCGTCCCCGCTCTGTGCTTTCCAAGTCCTTGTTATAAGGGCAAAATGGAGGCTACTGCCTCTAAATCAATACAGACTCATATCTCTGCCCATCTGGACAATGTGGACAGCCAAGTGTCCTGCTCAGAATTTTGCCTCCTGGTATGATTTCTCTTTACCAGTTTTCGTCAGAGACACTTCTTCAGGGAGCACTTCCCATTGCTGCAGCTCATGAGGCCGCGCTGTGTGCAAGCCAAGGGTCGGTGCTCCCGAGCTGAGGGCTGGTGCTCCTCTTCATTCGCGGTGCTGGGGAGCTTCCCAGGAGAACAGAGGCAATGCAGCGGCGCCAAGGCAGAGGGAGCTGCTACCCGTAGTTATGCCACCTGCCTGTGCCTCAGGACCTGCTTGAACACAATTTTGTTTGGAAGAAGTGAGATTTCCATGCAGTGACTGAGTGCGATGATTGAGTGTGATGATTGAGTATGACTGCTGCTTCTGCCTGCGCTTAGGGCTTGATGTCAGACCACACGCGTTTTGTGGTGTGCAGTGCTCAGTGTACAGCATGCCCACATGATGGAGTGGGTAGGGAAGCCAGGAGCTGTGTCCAGACAGGAGAGAAGTTACATGCAGAAGGGACACTGCTTGCCTCCCACGCCTCACTGGCTGGCCTGTGATTCTCCCATGGGCCCCCCAGAGGCCCCACACAGCATGCTTGTTCACCCCGACATGGGGTGCCAGTGGCCATGCAGGTCTTCACAGCCCGCCATATGACAGAGGTAGGCTTTATGTCATATGTTACCTCACAGATTCAAAAAGCCCCACCAAAGTCGGCCTCGTGGTGGTGAAGATGCCCCCATCTGCTCCACATCACCAGACCTTGAGACCTCCCTAAGCCAAGGGGAGCCGGCTTACTTCCCACCTGTGTGCACCTGTGTTGTTCAGGCATCTGAGGTGCCCGATGCTTCCTGGTCAACAGACCCCAAGCGCATGCTGTCCTCAGTGTGCTTTCTGTCCTGTGATTGAGGTCTTTGTGGATGAGGTCAGGCTGTATTGGTCTGGGCAGGAAGTGGAAACAGCAGGTGAAACAGGGAAGTTTAGTATAAAGAAGCGCTAAGTGTGGTAGAAGAGTCACAGGCGTCAGGTATTAAGAAACTCCCTCAGGTCACCCCGGACAGAGCAAGAGCAACTCAGGAAGGAAGATCTTGGCGGGGCGCAAACCTCAGCCCACCGTGCAGCAGAGGTGGCTGCTCTGGCCAGGCTGGAGCTGGTCCACAGTCGCTGGATTGGCAGGAGGCTGTCCTCTGGATTGCAGGTGGGGAGTAGGTGGTCACAGCTGACAGCATGCTGTGCCGAGGGTGTGGGAACCCTCTGGGCTGTAGGCAGGGTACAGATAGGCCCCACGGGTGCCTTCAGAGGGAACCAGGACACTGGCATGGGCTCCAGGCCTCCCGGAGCTGGTGTGGGCAGGAAGTCTTGGGGGGCCAGTTTGGCGGGATTGAGAGGCTCATGGAAAGGCTATCACTGGACTGAGGTGACGGGGTCACAGAAGGACCAAGGGCCCAGTGTTGGGGCCACGCTTCGCTGCACACACTCACAACCACTCCAGGACTGTGGCGCGGAAGGCCCTGCCTCCTGCAGTCTCCCTCCAGGGCCTTTGGCTGAGAACAGGGCGCATCTCCAAGGAGAGCAGCCGAACAGTCTGTGCTACACAGGGCATGGTCTGCAGGGCGCCTTCAGCACCTGAGGCGGCAAGTGGGTCACTGGCACAGGTGGATGGAGCCAGCCAATTTCTTCcttaaagggccagagagtaaatattttaggctttgtaggccatTCGGTCTCTGTCTTATATTCTCCTCTGTGTCCTTTGATgtctttaaaaatgcagaacCACTCTTAGCTCACGGGGTGCAGGCCAGATGTGCCTGATGGGTACAGCATGTTGGCCCCAGGCCTGAGTCTTGATGTAGGTCTGCAGCAGGACGTGAACAGGTACTGCTGGCCTTGCCAGGTGACAGCGAATGGCTTCCGGTGGCCCTTCACATTGGTGGTGTAGACCAAATTGCTAGATCAATCTTTGCATCAGAAGCCAGGGCCTGCATTCTTGTGTAGACGTGCTCTGTGACAGCAGCGTATCTGAAATGGCCGTGTTGGGGTTGCCCACCTGATTAAGTTTACGATCATGCACTGTCATTCTCCGAGAACCCTCTGCCGCTACGCAGGCCAAACAGCTGGGTTTGGTGGGGTGTGGGCAACGGCAGCACCCGGCATCTTTCCCAACCTCCATGGTGGTCCTAACTCTCCATCCCACCAACACTGCAGTGCTGCTTTCGGTGGACTATTTTCACGGGTGAGGGAATGTCCCGGGGCGTCCCTCTGGTCCTTCCTGTCATCACTGGCTCTGTAGCCATGGAGTGGGTGCTGTGTGGTCGTCCTGCCAATGCCAGGTCCGTCTAGTCCAACGCACATGCGGGGATTGGAGAAATAACCGCAGGTTGGATACACTGACCCCACTGGGTTCTCTGAGGTGGACTTGGGCCACAACCTCCAGGTCTCTGCTTGGGGCCGTAGACCCTGTGATGTGTTGGGTCCAGCAGGACTGGCATTGATTCAGGGTCTGGGGTAGTTCCCTCTCCCCATGGTCAGCTCTCCTATAAAATAGCCATGGGTCCTTCCCCAAGGGGACCTGGGTTCCCCTAAACCGAGGGGCCATAGGCCTGTGAGCTGGCTTAGGTGAAGAGCTGAGAGAGGCCGCACCTCTGCACTGTGGTCATCAGGCCAGCTTTCTGTCTCTGCCCTGAGCCTTTCTGGCATGTGGAGTTGGGGGCTGAGCAGCCTGCCTGTCTTTTTCTCCCTTGGCCTCTGCCGCAGCTCCATCTGGTCTAGACTGCTCTGATTGGCATCTCATGCCTGCGCCCACTGTATCTCTGGAGCTCACGGCCGGCGAGCCCCTGACACCCCCACTTCTCAACACCCTCTTCCTGTTGGGGCAGCAGCCTGTTGTGATGCTGGCACCACGTCCTGCTGCCTCCTGGCCAGCAGAGCTTGTCAGAGGCGCGGGTGCCCCTCACGAATGCCTGGAGGATAAAAGACCTGATGTCATCCTTATCCTGCTCATCAGCCTTGCCGCCTTCTGCAGTCAGTCTCTGCCCCTGCACACTCAGGAGCTGCAATCTGTACATGGTGCCATCCCTAAGGCGTTTAAAAGGCCATCGAGGAAGATATTTTTAGGCCCAGATTTTCAGGCATCCTGTCGTGCACCCCGAGGCATACCTGCATCAGGTGAGCGCCTAGTGAGGCTGTCGTTTGTCCTCATCCCTCCTGCTCAGCTCCTACCAGACTCAGAGATGGCTGCAGGCTCTAAAAATAGCCCCATCTTAATGTACTGCTTGTGCAGCCTggaagcctcctcctcctccagctgggGATCAGATTAAGTCCCCCAGGCAGGGCATTGTTCACCCTTTAGCCGGCCTGACTGGAGCTACTATTCATGCTCACAAAGGCTCTAATCTCCTTTGAATTCCTGTAAGCCTTTTGCCTGGTAATCCCTTCCAGCAGGCAGCACAGGCGGTCACGAATAtgcctccatcccttcattttgccCTGATTATCTCTTTATCTCTTTAAGGGTCTTTAGCTTTTGTGTTAACATGTAAAAAGTAGGTAGTGGCATCAAATTGGCTTTAAAGACACAACTTGGAATTTTCTCTTTCAAAGCAGGGGGCTGTTATGGGAGTCAGGAGGCTCCATTCATTCTGGACATCAGTGCTAATGAGCCGTTTGAACTTGGAAAATCAGTGGCttcactgggcctcagtttcctcatttgtgaaatgagggGGCTGTGTTCATTCAGCATGATATCGGAGTTCCCTTCCAGCCCAGGTATCCTGTGGTTCTCTGACTTCTGTCGGCACAGACGTGGTGTCTGTGGGCAGTGCTGCTGTGGTTTGTGCCATAGGCCTGGTTTTATGTGGCAGCCTTAAGCCCTGCCCTCTGCTGGCTCCTACTCATTGTGATATTAATTCGGCACAGGAAGTTACATTTTCAGGACCCCAGTTCAGGAGTGTGTGAAAAACatagataaaagatgaaatgcctCCCTGCTTATTACAGCATTTTCCTTCTAAAGATCAGGTTTTCCTTCTTAAAAGCTCCTTAGTTTCTTTGATGGCTGCTGGATGTGTGTTGAACACTCTTTTGGGATCCAACAGCTACAGAAATCCTCAGAGTTTCAGAGCCGATGAGTGTGTCTCCATGGGTGCTTCTTCCTTAGTGCTGTTTACCTTCCATTTCATCTGCCTCTGAGGATATGGAGAGTTTCTGGAGGTACGAATGCCTACCGTATTTCCTGAACCCCAAGCACACTCCTTATTCAGCAACGTGTGCAGCTCTGTTCATTTCTTTGGGTGGCAATGCCAGAGACACCTCCTGTCTGCACACACCTCTAATGTTCTCTAATCTTCCTCAGGGTGATTTCTGGTGTTCACATTCTTTACTAAGGCATTTTGAACTCATCTTGTACCCACCAGATTTTCAGACTAAATTCTAGAAGGGcaattttataatcttttggaaAATCTAAGTACATTTTTCATACACTagaaatttcattaattttattttccttttatttaccaatttttagaaaaatgcattgaggccaggtacggtggctcaagcctgtaatctcagcactttgggaggccgaggtgggtggatcacgaggtcaggagttcgagaccagcctgaccaacatggagaaaccccgtctctactaaaaatacaaaaattagctgggcgtggtggtggcgcctgtaatcccagctactcaggaggctgaggcaggagagtcgcttgaacccaggaggcggaggttgcagtgagccgagatggcggcactgcgctccagcctgggcgacagagtgagactccatctcaaaaaaaaaaaagggaagaaaagtgcATTGGTTCCGTAGTGTTTTGCAAAGGAACGGGGTGAGGTTGTCTTCGTGTGTCACATGACCTCGCACATGGCTAACACCGTTGATGCTTTCACCCACTGCAATTCCCTTTTTTGATCTGTCCTGCCCCAAGGAAGCCTCCTGTGGCCCCTGCTTTTGACACTTCCCTAGCAGTGCTGGGAGCTTCCTTATTTGCCAGACACAGGAAAGCCTTTATTTATCCAGTTCTTCTGGGGCATGGCAAGCTGAAGATGATTAGGACATTCATTACAATATGGAAGCAGCTTGGGTATGCATCAAGGCTAATAAGCcggatgaacggataaagaaacaTGATACAAATAGAGCACTGctcagccctaaaaaggaaggaaatcctgccatttgcagcaacatggatgaacctagaggtcTTCAGTGAAATAAGCCCAGCACAGTCAGACACCACGCAATCTCACTGATATGCAGAATCTAAAAATACTGAAGTCACAGAAGCAGAGTAGAAGGTGAGACCAGAGGCTGGCCGGAGGGCAGATGGGGAAAAGGGAGATGTTGgtgaaaggatacaaagtttcagttaggtgGAGAAATGAGTTCTAGAGATCTATTGGATGTCTTGGTGACTACAGTTAGTAGCAATGTATCATGGTAACTGAAGTTATTAGCATTGTatcatatacttgaaaattgttaAGAGAGTAGATTTCAAGTGTCTtcacaacaaaaaataagtatgcaAATATGAATTGGCTTaacttagccattccacaatgtatacacatatcagAACATTATGttgtatactataaatatatgcatttttaaatttgtcaaaTAATAAGAAAGTTCATGTTGCTGCAGCATCATTTGTTGGGACACAGAGCCATCTGGAAATACTGGGTTCCATGCCTCTGTGTGCTATTATCGGGGCAAGGAAACTGACAGAGGAGCTGGGTCCAGCACTGTGCTGCTTCCTGGGGAAGGTGCTGGCCGCACGGTGCTGCTTCCTGGGGAAGGTGCTGGCCGCGCCATGCTGCTTCCTGGGGGAGGTGCTGGCCGCACTGTGCTGCATGCTCTTGCTGCATGAACCCGGCACACCCGGGTGGTGTGGTGTGATGTGGATAGGAGATCCTGGGTCCACTCCTGCTTGTTGCATAGTGCGGTTCTGTGGCTTCTCTGATTATGTGCGTTTGTGGTGGTGGGGCCATTGCGGGGTGGTCTCTGGTCAGGGCTGGCTTTGTTTTTGCAGCCAAGAAAGGCAAAGTCATACTTGGAATAAGTATCGGGTGAACCCCTTCCCGTTCTCAGGATGGAAGGGGCCCTAGGCATCACCTTGCCGCATGCAACACCATGAGTCTCCAGGTTCTCAGTCTTTTTCCTTCCAGGCTTCTAACCAGTCACCAGGCAGTTGGTCATGCCCTTGAGCATGGGCCACTTTTTGCCCACTGTGGGGATGGCCAGAGCAGTGCTGGGAGCCCTGCCTTTCTTCACAATCACCTTTCCCTCCATGCTCTTCCAGCCCTCTCCTGAGTGTAGCCATCTGACAGCGCCTGCCCATGTCTGGCTTATGCCCTCTCCTGAACTCATTGATCTATAAAGCAGCTCAggtctct
This DNA window, taken from Macaca thibetana thibetana isolate TM-01 chromosome 13, ASM2454274v1, whole genome shotgun sequence, encodes the following:
- the LOC126933873 gene encoding uncharacterized protein LOC126933873, with the translated sequence MVNEHWLQLKSQQLHLAPNERVSLSIKALKPSFDFSFAMKVLDGLYSSNIRHFTDTEYLLFSVLTCSPFITDLRQIFGRTCCSTLHSYAVEMPSFLQPQEPTSASSQLFFCSFLTPLSLHGIKRVGVLLWIRLWLKRMLCMFGSSVQTTETFSIISSKAVWLSYHLCVQWSSTFNFLQELSLCIHNLANWCARPRFWSTSAFG